GAACACCACGGCCACCAGCGCGGTGTCCAGGACCCACGGGCGGTCCTCGTCGATCCGGCTCAGGCGCCGCGCGGCTCGCGCCATGCCGGCGATCAGCCGGTTCCCGGCGAGGGCTTCGAGGCCGGAGAGCGAGGGATCCGGGGCAAGGGCGGTCGCGGCGGTCACCCGTCCATAGTCGGCGAGGACCGCCGGTCGGCGGCCGAGGCGAGCGTGCGCCTTGCCGTCGGTCATCCGTTCGGACGGATGCCCTCGCGCGACGGGCCGCAAGCCGACCGACCGACCCCGGACGGCGGACGGCGCACGCCCAGGCCCGGACGGCGGACGGCGCACGCCCAGGCCCGGACGGCGGACGGCGCACGCCCAGGCCCGGACGGCGGACGGCGCACGCAGGTCCGGGCGGCGCAGGGCGCACGCAGATCCGGTCAGCCGGGCATCATGCCGAGCTGGCGCATCATCGCGACCGAGTCCCAGCTCCACCATCCTTCCTTGACCATGCCGTCCTCGAACCGGAAGATCGTCATCCCGGCGGCCTCCAAGGATTTCCCGCTGGCCGGCATCCCCATGTACTCCCCGATGTGCGTGCCGCGCCACATCCAGCGGCTGGCCACCTGATCACCCTCGGCCAGTTGGCTCTGCACCTCGAAGGTGAAGTCGAACGCCTTGCGGTATCCCTCGACCATCGCCTTGACGGCCGCCGGTCCGACCGTGTCGCCGTCCATCGAGGGGTCGTGGTCGCGGTAGTCCGCCGCAAGGCACTGGTCGATCGCCGACATGTCCCCTGTCGGCGGCTCCACCAGCAGCCTGCGGGCCGTCTCCTTGAGGAGTTGCTCGTCACGCACCAGGTCGAGGTTGGTGAAGGTGGGGGCTCCTGGCAGAGCCCCACCATCTCCCGGAAGATCCGGTCGGTCTCCGGCAGACCGGAGTTCCGCATGGCCGCCTCGTACGACGGGAACTCGACGATCTCCACGATGTGCCGGGCGTCCGCCCGGTCGGCACCGACCATCGTGTGGGTGGCGGTGCGCCTGCCCTGGGTCTGCTCGATCCAGGTGTCCATCAGCCGGTTGAGCTCGTCCGGCTGCTCGGTACGGCACTCGACGATCTGTACAAAGGTCATCGGGACCTCCGTTCGCGCCCCCTGGTCTCCCCGTCCGCCGACCGCGCTGCCTTCCACTCTCCTCCTCCCCCGCCGACGCGGCACCAGAAGCACCCGGCCCGACGGCAGGGGACGCGCGGGTCGGCGCGGAGCCGCCGACCCGCGGGGAGTCGCGGACGGCTCTCGCCGTCAGGACCGCTCGACGGCGTCCGCCGGGACGCCCAGCCGGACGGGGAGCTCGGCCGGACGGTCCGCGCTCCGGCTCCGGTCCGCCGCGCGGGTGCGCCGCACGTCCGCCCGGCGGTTGCGCCACTCCCGCACGGAGCTGTGCAGCCGCTGAACGGCGACGAAGCTGGCCATCCGGTTCGCCAGCGTCAGCCGGTACTTCACCCGGAGCACGACGCCCAGCCGGGCGAGCTGCTCGGTGCCGATCGCGCCCAGCAGCCGCGACACGTGCTGCTGGTAGGCGCTGCGGTACGCCGCGTCGCCGTCCGGCACCGACCAGAACAGCATCGGGATCTCCTCGACGAGCGAGTTCCGGTCGTAGGACTGCAGGTGGGCCGCGAACTCCGGCTCGGGCCGGGCGATCAGCCAGGCGCGGACGAGTTCCATCGACCGGATCCGGTCGATCAGCCCCCGCGGGTCGGTCCGCTGCTGCGTGATGGACTTGTCGCCGCCCTCACGGACCCGCCAGTGGTAGACGTGGTCGGCGAGGACGTCCACCCGCGCGGCCAGGTAGTGGTGCGGGACGCTGACCGGGGCGTCCTCGTACAGGATGCCCTCCGGGTAAGTCAGGCCCGCGCGGTCGAAGAAGCTGCGCCGGTAGACCTTGTTCCACGCGGTGCGGTCGGTGACGAGCGCGGGCAGCTCGGTGACATGGGTCCGCAGCCTGGTCTCCTTGAACGGCCTGACGTGCGCGTGGGACTGCTCGTACCCGGTGGAGCGCAACCGCAGCGCGTTGCCGGCGACGAAGTCCGACCCGCTCTCCTCCAGCGTACGGACCATCAGCTCGTAGGCCCCGGGCGGCAGGGTGTCGTCGCTGTCCACGAAGGCCAGGAACTCCGTGCCGTCGGCGAGGTGCCGCCAGCCGGTGTTGCGGGCCGCGCCGAGCCCCTTGTTCTCCTGCCGGACGAGCCGGAAGCGCGGGTCCTGGGCCGCGAACGCCTCGGCGATCGCGGCGCTGGAGTCCGTCGATCCGTCGTCGACCATCACGCACTCCAGGTCGCCGAAGGTCTGTGCGGCGATGGACTCCAGGCACTCCTGGAGGTAGCGCTCGACGTTGTAGATCGGTACCACGACGGAGATCCGGGGAGCCATCGGCGGCCGGTGCCTTTCCTCGGGGGCGGACGAGCGCCCGGTGCTCGGTCACCGGGAGTGACCGCTCACAGCGTGGCCGGACAAGGTGAAGCCCCGCCCTGCCCCGGGCCAACGGCCGGTGGCGCTCCGGCGGCCAAGTCCCCGCCGGCCCGCTCCCGCCGGGAACACCCGTGCCACCGGCCGGGAAAGGCAGGGCAGGGCGACAGGCAGCGACGGGCGGCGGCACACAGCGCGGGGGCGCGGGGCGGGTGCACGGGGCGGCAGCGCGCGGCCCGAGGAACGACAATGGGGCCATGGGGCCGGAGCTGGAACCGGGTCTCGGCGATGTCAGCGCGCCCGCGCGGCTCGCCGACCCGGGTGAGGGCATCTCCCGCGAGGAACTCGCCCTCGCGACGCGCAACCACGGCCTGCCGCTGGAGGCGCTCCGCTACGACGTCACCCCGCCGGGGCTGCACTACGTGCTCACCCACTACGACATCCCGGAGACGGACGCCGCACGATGGCGGCTCCGGGTCGGCGGCCTGGTCCGCGAACCGCTCTCCCTCGACCTCGACGCGCTGCGGTCCCTCCCGGCCCTGACCGTGCGCGTCACCATGGAGTGCGCCGGCAACGGCCGGGCCCTGCTGTCCCCGCGGCCCGTCAGCCAGCCCTGGCTGGTCGAGGCGGTCGGCACCGCGGACTGGACGGGCGTGCCGCTGCGGAGCCTGCTCGCGGCCGCCGAGGTCGGGGCGGAGGCGGTCGAAGCCGTGTTCACCGGCTCGGACCACGGCATCGAACGCGGCGTCGAGCAGGACTACCGGCGCAGCCTGCCGCTCGGCGTCGCGACCGGCGCCGACCCGCCGGTGCTGGTCGCCTACGCCATGAACGGCGGCCCGCTGCCCCCGCAGCACGGCCACCCCCTGCGGCTGGTGGTTCCCGGCTGGTACGGCATGGCGCACGTGAAGTGGCTCCGGGAGATCACTCTCACCGACAGCCCGTTCACGGGTTTCCAGCAGGCGCAGGCCTACCGGCTGCGGCAGACGGCGGCGGACCCGGGCGAGCCCGTCACCAGGATCGCACCGCGCGCGCTGCTGACGCCGCCCGGCTTCCCGGACTTCATGTCGCGGACCCGTGTGGTGCGCCCGGGCCCGGTCCGGGTGGCGGGCCGTGCCTGGTCGGGCCACGGCCCGGTGACAGCGGTGGAGGTCAGTGCGGACGGCGGGCGCACCTGGTCGGACGCCGTGCTCGGCACCTCCGACGGCGACCACCCGTGGGCCTGGCGGCGGTGGCACCACGTCTGGACGGCTGTGCCCGGCCGCCATCTCCTCACCGCCCGCGCCACCGACGCGCAGGGCGGCACCCAGCCGCTGGACCAGCCCTGGAACCGCGGCGGGTTCGCCAACAACCTGGTCCAGCGGGTCGCCGTCGTGTGTGTCGACGACGCGGGCCCGGCCTGAGCAGCCGAGCGCGGGCACCCCGGACGGTCGGCCCGTCCACGAACCACCCGGGGCCTGGGCGGCAGGCATCGTCTCCGTCCCGCGGGGAACACGGGAGGCGTCCGCCCGGGGTTGGCGGCAGGAGGAGGCCTCGGATGAGGATCGACCCGGTGGTGTGGTGGTGTGTGGCAGGGCTGCTGGTGGCGGCCACCGCCGTGGTGGTGGTCCGGCTGTGGATCCGGCTGGTCCGGGCCCGCCGGCTGGTCGGCTCCGCCGGGCTTCCGCTCTCCACGCGGATGGGCTTCTGGGCAGCGGTGGCCTACGTCGTGATGCCGTTCGACCTGCTGCCGGACCCGATCCTGCTGGACGACATCGGTGTCCTGCTGCTGGCCCTGCGCGCCCTGGACAAGGCTGCCGCCAGGGCCGGTGTCGCCCCTCGCGCCACCACCGGCCCTGAGCGCGCCGGCACCGGCGCCCCCGGTCCTGCTCCCGGCCGTCAGTCCTCGATCGCGGCAAGGTCGATGCGCCAGTCGTTGCTGCGCATCCAGCTGCCCGGCGGGAACTCGAAGGCGCACTCCCCGACCAGGGTGAAGCCGGCCGCGCGGCAGACCGCGTTCGACGCGGGGTTGTCCACCGACGGGAAGGCGTGCAGGTGACGGTGCCGGCCCTCGGCCCTGGCCCGCCGGAGTGCAGCCGCCACGGCGACGGCCGCGATGCCCCGCCCCTGGAACGGAGGCAGCACGTTCCAGCCCATCTCGTACACCGTCTCCTGCTGCCAGACGCGTTCGCCGTATCCGACGGTGCCGACCGCCGTGCGGTCGGGCAGCAGCGCGATGCTGAACATGCACCCCTTGCCCGCCGGGACGAAGTCCAGGTAGCGGCGGTGCCGGTGGAGCAACTGCTCCTCGGTCTCCGGGCCGCCCACGTGCTTCTTCATCACCGGGGTGTTCACGCGGCGCAGCAGTCCGAGGTCGCCCTCGGTCCACGGCTCGATCCGTACGTCCGCCCCGCTCACCCGATCGGCCATCGCCCGCCCTCTCCCTCGCCCTCGCCTCTCGCCGTACGGCGCCCCTGGCCGACGACGACGCCAGGGCACCCCACGACACCCCGGGACACCCGGTCCGCCCGGTCCGCCGCACCGGCGCCCGGCGCGGCCGATGGGCAGGACCCTAGTCGGTGCCGCCGGCGGGGACAGGTGAATATCGTGGCCGATCGGGAGGCCTGCGGCGGCGCGGACTCAGGCCTTCAGAGCGGCCGCGGTGATCGCGCGGTTCTTGAGCGGGCTGGAGTACACGACGGTGGTGGTCACGGAGCCGAGTCCGGCGATCCGGCCGGTGGTCTGCTCCAGGTGCCGCATCGAGCGGGCGACGACCTTGAGGATGAAGCAGTCGTCGCCGGTCACGTGGTGGGCCTCGATGATCTCCGGCGTCGTCGCGACGAGGTCGTGGAAGGGCTTGTAGTTGCCGGTGGGATAGCGGAGCCGGACGAACGCGAGGATGTCGAGTCCGAGGCGCTCGGGGTCGACGACGGCCGCGTAGCCGGCGATCACGCCGCTCTCCTCCAGCCGCCGAACGCGTTCGGTGACGGCACTGGCGGACATCGAGACGGCACGAGCGAGCTCGGCGTAGCTGGCCCGGCCGTCGCGCTGGAGGGCCTCCAGGATGCGCATGTCGACGTCGTCCGTGGAATGAGCGGTCATGGCAGATGAATACCGGGGAATCACCGGCCGATCAAGTCCCTGGGCGGCGTTCGTCGGTTCTCCTGCCGGCCGCCGCGTCATAGCGTTACGGGCATGACGATCACCGACACCAGCGCGGCGCTCAGCACGCCGCCCGCGGCCCCGGCCGAGGCCGTTGCCTTCTTCACGGCGCGACTGACCTTCCAGGCGGACGTCTCCGACGTGCACGCGTCCCTCGGCTCCGGCCGCCCCGGGTTCGTCCTGCTCGACTCCCGCGGGGCAGCGGGCTGGCAGCAGGGGCACATTCCGGGTGCGCTGCACCTGCCCACCGCGGACATCGCCGCCCGGGCTGCCGACCTGCTGGACCCTGCCGTCCCGGTCATCACCTACTGCTGGGGCCCGGGCTGCGACGGGGCGACCCGCTCCGCACTGGCCCTGGCCCTGCTCGGCTACCGCGTCAAGGAGATGATCGGCGGCATCGAGTACTGGATCCGCGAGGGCTTCCCGCTGGAGACGGCGGCCGGTGTGCAGCAGCGCCCGGCGGACCCGCTGACCGCACCGATCGGCTCGATCACCTGCGCCTGCTGACGCACCCGGGGCCTTCCGGGCGGCTCCGGAAGGCCCCGCGCCTCCCGACGCCCGCTCAGCCCGGCAGCGGGCGGGCCTCGTCGGCGAGGACCGGCGCCAGGCCGAAGGCGGCGAACAGCTCCTGGTCCTGGAAGACGGTGGTGCGGGTGATCATTCCTCGGGCGACGGTGAAGACCTGGATGGTGTGCATACGGTGGACGCCGTCGGGCCCGCACAGGTAGGCGGCGACCGCCGGCTGGCCGTTGGCACCGATCGGGACCATCCGCCAGTCGGTGCCGCGCAGGCGGAAGGCCCGCTGCAGGAAGCCGACGTAGTCGTCGGGGCCGACGTACCAGTTGAGGAACGGCGGCATCTCCAGCACCACGTCCTCGGCGAGCAGCGTCCGCAGCGTCTCCAGGTCCGCGTTCCGGAAGGCCGCGACGTAGCGGTCCAGCAGCGCCCGCTCCTCACGGCCGGCGGGCTCGCGGACCTCGTCCTCGCGCAGCCCCGTCGCGGCGAGGCGCGCCCTGGCCCGCTGCAGTGCGCTGTTGACGGCCGCCGGGGTCATCTCCAGTGCCCGGGCCGCCTCGGCCACCGGCCAGTCGAGCACCTCGCGCAGCACGAGGACGGCGCGCTGCCGGGCGGGCAGGTACTGGAGTGCGGCCACCAGGGCCAGCCGCAGGCCGTCCGCGGCCCCCGGTTCGCCCTCGGGATGGGGGAAGGGCTGCAGCCAGGGCACCCCCTCGCCCCTGACGAGCGGCGCGTCGGGATCGCCGTCCGGGCCGGCGCCCAGCCCGGAGGGCAGCGGCCGCCTGGCCCGCTGTTCCAGCGCGGACAGGCAGACGTTGGTGGCGATCCGGTACAGCCAGGTGCGCACCGACGCACGGGCCGGGTCGTACCCGTCCCAGGCGCGCCAGGCGCGCAGCCAGGTCTCCTGGAGCAGGTCCTCCGCGTCGTGGACGGAGCCCAGCATGCGGTAGCAGTACGCGAGCAGCTCCCGCCGCACGGGCTCGGTGCGGGTCGCGAAATCCTCGCCGGTGGCCATGGTGGCGATCATCTCAGGTGCTCCTGGTGTGCGGGGGCGAACGGCCGCCCCGGCGGCCGGGCCCGACCGTGATGGTCGGGCCGGGCCGTGGTGGTCGGGCCGGGCCGTGGTGGTCGGGCCGGGCCGTGCGGGCGGTGAGACCGTGGCGATCGGCCGGACTCCGGCGGTCCGACCGGACGGCGGTGGTCAGGCCGGGCTGTTGTGGTACGCCGCGACCTGCCAGCCGTCCCCGGCCCGGGTCAGGGTCCAGGTCGCCAGCAGCAGGCGGTCGGCCGGCACGCCCTGCTCCCCTGCCATCACCACGCCGCCCCTGGACACCACCACCACGGTGTCCTCCCCCAGCCGGCGGATGCTCTGCACCTCGTCGACGACGCGGGAGCCCTTGAGCGGGCCGGCGAAGCGGGCGGCCATCCGGTCGCGGAGGACCGTCCGGCCCTCGCCGAACGAACCCGGCGCGACCGAGGTCACGTCCTCGGTGAAGTGGGCGGCGAAGGCGTCGGCGTCGTTGTCGGCCCAGGCCGTGTACAGACCCGCGAGCACGGCCCGGGCGGCCTCCTCCGCGGGGCGGGTCGCGGTGGGCGCCGCGCTGCCGCGGTACGTGTCGGTGCTGTTCATGTCGGTCCTCCCGGTGCGGTCGCCCGTCGGCCGGGCGGCCGACGGTTCACCGGTACATACCGACGGGGAGGGCCCGCGTCATCGGCCTCGGCCGAACGTGTCGCACCTCTTCCGAGGCCCCTGCGATCCGGGTGCCCGGCGGGGCGGGCCGCCGGGCACCGGCCGGGCGGTGTCAGACGGCCTGGACGGCGGCGAACCGCTGCGCCACGTCCGTCCAGTCGACGACGTCCCACAGGCGGGTGACGTAGTCGGGGCGGACGTTCCTGTACTGCAGGTAGTAGGCGTGCTCCCAAGCGTCGAAGGCGAGCAGCGGGGTGGTGCCCTGGCCGACGTTGCCGTGGTGGTCGTAGACCTGTTCGACGATCAGGCGCCGGCCGAGCGGCTCCCAGGAGAGGATGCCCCAGCCGGAGCCCTGGACGCCGACGGTGGCGGCGGTGAGCTGCTTCCTGAAGGCCTCGAAGCCGCCGAAGTGCTCCTCGATCGCGTCGCCGAGGGCGCCGTCGGGGCGGTCGCCGCCGTCCGGGGAGAGGTTCTCCCAGAAGAGCGAGTGCAGGACGTGGCCGGACAGGTGGAAGGCCAGGGTCTTCTGCAGGCCCACCAGGCTGCCGAATTGCTCCTCGGCGCGGGCCTCGGCGAGCTGTTCCAGAGTCGTGTTGGCCCCGTTCACGTAGGCCAGGTGGTGCTTGGAGTGGTGCAGCTCCAGGATCTCGGCCGACATGGCCCGCTCGAGTGCGGAGTAGTCGTACGGCAGGTCGGGAAGTACGTAGGCGCCCATCCGGGACACGGCCCCTTTCGAAGATGACGATCATGCCGGGGCAACACTATTGCACATCACTTGCAACTGCGATGGAGATGCTTCAGCATGTTCTGTGTGGGGCCGGGGCATCGGCCTTCCGGACGGCACGCCCTCGCGGGCTCCCGTCCTTCCGACCGACGATCGTCTTCCCAACCGGCGCCCGCCGGGACGTGCGCGCCGGCCCCGCGCAGACCCCGTGCCAGGACCGGTGACCGGGCGACCGGCGCCGGGCGTTCGTGCCGTCCGCCCGCTCAGGGCGCCTCGTGCGCGGACACCAGCGGACGGGCCGCGTCCGGCTCCGGCGCCGCACGCTCCCCGGCACGGGTCGCGCCCACACCGGCCGCCACCACGAGGGCGACGCCCGCGGCCGCGAGCGGGGCGGGGACTTGGCCGAGGATCAGCAGACCCATGACCAGCGCGATCGCGGGCTCCAGACTCATCAGGGTGCCGAAGGCGGAGCTGGTCATCCGGCGCAGGGCGAGGAACTCCAGACTGAACGGCAGCACGATGCTCAGCGCCGCGAGCCCCAGCATGGCGGCGAGCAGCGGCCAGGTCACCCGCCCCAGGCCGGCGGGCGCGGCCACCAGCACGCCGAGGACACCGGCCACCGGGATGGAGACGGCCAGGCCGTTCAGCCCGGTGACCCGGTCGCCCACCCGCTGCGTGAGCAGGATGTACGCGGCCCAGCAGGCAGCGGCGGCCAGCGCGAAGACCAGTCCCACCGGATCGACACCGCCGTGCCAGGGCTCGGTGAGCAGCACCACCCCGGCGGCCGCCAGCCCCGTCCAACGCCTGCGCCCGCCGCCGGCCCCCACAACGAGACGCCCAGCGGCCCGAGGAACTCCAGCGCGCTCGCGGTGCCGAGCGGCAGGCGCGCGATGGCGAGCATGAAGAACAGCATCAGGCCGGCGGTCACGCCACCCAGCAGGACGCACGCCGACAGGTCCCGCCGGGCGAAGTCGCGGGGCCGCGGCCGGACGAGGACCAGCAGCAGGACCCCGGCCCAGGCCAGGCGCAGACCGGCCGTGCCCAGCGCACCGAGGCGGTCGAACAGCGGCACCGACAGGGCCAGCCCCAACTGCACGCTGAGCATCGATCCGACGGCCATCAGGGCCCCGGCCTCGGCCCCGCGCGGGCGGCGGGCGGCCCGGGCGCGGGCGCGGAAGGGAGTGTGCGGCGAGCTCATGCCGTCCAGTAGACGTCTCCGGGTTCGTTCACGTCCACGTGTCGATCATGGATGATCCGTTCGGGAATCCTGAACAATGGGGCGATGGAGACCCGACGACTGCACCTGCTGGTGGAACTGTCCCGACTGGGGTCGATGCGCGCGGTCGCCGACGTGGTGGGCGCCACCACGTCGACGGTGTCGCAGCAGATCGCCGCGCTCGCGCGCGAGATGGGCACCGCCCTGATCGAGCCGGACGGGCGCCGGGTCCGGCTCACGCCGGCGGGCCGCCGGCTGGCCGAGCACGCCGTGACGATCCTCGCCGAGGTCGAGGCGGCGCATCTCGACCTCGGCCCGGGCGCGGAGCCGAACGGCACCCTGCGGATCGCGGGGTTCGCCACCGCCATCCGCGCGCACCTGCTGCCGATCGTCGCGGGGCTCGCCGTCAGCCATCCCCGGGTGAGCGTGCTGATCCGCGAGCACGAGCCCGCCGAGGCACTGGCGCTGCTGGCCACCGACGAGGCGGACCTGGCCCTCACCTACGACTACACCCTGGCGCCGGCCGCCACCGACCCCACCGTGCACACGACCCCGCTGTGGACCGCGCGGTGGGGGCTGGGCATTCCGGCGCAGGCCGACGCCGGCCCGGGGCCGGCCTCGGAGGTCTTCGCCCGGTTCGCCGGGCAGGACTGGATCGTCAACTCCCGCAACACCGCGGACGAGACCGTCGTCCGGGCCCTGGGCTCGATGGCGGGCTTCACGCCCCGCGTCACGCACCGCGCGGACAGTCTCGACCTCGTCCAGGACATGATCACCGCCGGTCTCGGCGTGGGCCTGCTGCCGCTCGGCAGCGCCACGCACCCCGGGGTGCGGACCGTCCCGCTCACCGCCCCCGACGTGGTCCTGCGCGCCTACGCCGCAGCCCGCCACGGCCGCCTGAACTGGCCACCCCTCACCCTGGTCACAACCCTCCTCACCCGCCAGGCCCCCTGAGGCCGGCCCTCCGCCCGATCCCCAAGGCATCAACAGCCGGGCCCACCCGGCACGTACGGCGCTACGCTGCGGCCATGATCTTCTCCTTGGCATCAGGCATCTAGGATTGCCGGACGGTCCGTCAGGCGGCCGATCCGCCCGAGGCACGAGAGAGCTCCCATGGCGACCGTCCAGCACACCACCATCACGCCGACCAAGCTGGAGCTCCTCACCGCGTGGCTGCCTGCGCAGCCCTGGTACTCGGGCCACGCCGGGGCGCCGGAGCTGGTCAAGGCCGGCGGCTTCCGGCTGGACGACCCGGAGGGCGAGGTCGGGATCGAGTTCCTGGTGGTCGTGGACACCGCCGCCCCCGAGCACGTGGCCTACCTGGCGCCGATGGGCTACCGCGGCGCCGCGTACGACGGCGCGTCCCGTGCGGCACTGATCGGCACCTGCGAGCACGGCGAGCTCGGCACCCGGTGGATCTACGACGGCGTCCACGATCCCGTGGTGACGGCACAGTTGCGGGCGCTGCTGCGCGGCGAGGCGGTGCCGCAGCACCAGAACCAGAGCGACACCCCCGACCTCACCGTCCAGGTCCACGGCGCCGGCCTCCACGCGGGCGACGTCCGGATCCGGCGCGTCCTGCAGCCGGCGCAGGCCGACGGGACGACCCCCGTGCGCCTCGTCGCGGGCTGGACCTGGCCGGACGGGACTCCCGCGCGTGGGGTCTTCGCAACCGCCGTCCAGGAGCAGCCCGGCCGCGGCTGACGGGCAGAGCCGGGTCAGTCCGCCCGCCGGACACCGATCTCGCGCAGGAAGTCCACGAGGATCCGGGTGAATCCCTGCGGCTGCTCCATCGTCGTGTAGTGGCCGGCGCCGTCCAGCGACGCGGTGCGGCCGTCGGGGACGATGTCCATCAGGGCGGTGACGGTGTCGAGCAGCGCAGGCACCTCGAAGGCACCGTTGACGGCCAGCACGGGGACGGCGATGCCCCTGGCGCGGGAGGCCAGGTCCTCGACCGGCACGCGGTGGTCCGGCTCGTCCGGGGTGTGCTTCATCAGGGTGTTCAGGGCCATCGCACGGACCTGCGCCACGACCGCCGGGTCGACCTCGTCGACGCCGCGCTCCGGCCCGGCGATCCACTCGACGAAACCGTCGAGGTAGCCGTGGACATCTCCGCCGGCCATCGCCGCACCCTGCCGCCCGGCGACGGCGGCCGACCAGGGGTCGGTGAGGTCCGGCTCGCCCAGACCCCGGCCGCTGACGACCAGGGCGCGCACCAGCTCCGGGTGGGCGACGGCCGTGTCGATGCCGATCAGCGCACCCATCGAGACGCCCACCAGCACGACCTGACGCAGCCCCAGGTGCCGCAGCAGGTCCGCGAGGTCGTCGGCCTGCCGGAACGGCCCGCTCGCGTTGGCGGAACGGCCGTGGCCTCGGGCGTCGGGCGCGATCACCCGGTGGCCGAGGGCGGTCAGGCCCGGAATCAGGTTGTCGAACTGCGTGCTGTCCACGAACACGCTGTGCAGGAGCACCAGCACCTCGCCGTCGCGTGGCCCCTCGTCGCGGTAGGCGAGCAGGCCGTCGGTGGACCGGAAGGTCTCGAACGCAATCTCCATCATGACAACCAAGGTGTCATGACGGAGCGAGAATGGCAACCCGGTTGTCATGTGGTGTGAGACAGTGGTGCCGTGACCGAACCGGCCCCCGAACCCCTCTCCCCCGACCTGCTGCCCGGACGCCTGATGGAAGTCTTCGCGCTCGTCGGCCCGCTCTACCGCCGCGTCCAGCGCCGCATCGAACTCGACGCCGCCCAGGGCGTCTCCGTGGGCGTGCGCGCCGTCCTGGACCTGCTCCGCGAGAACGGCCCGATGACCGTCCCGCAGATGGGCCGGGCCCAGTCACTGAGCCGCCAGTTCGTCCAGCGCATGGTCAACGACGCCGCGGAGCGCCACCTCGTCGAGAGCATCCCCAACCCCGCGCACCGACGCTCCTCGCTGATCCGGCTGACCGACGACGGCCGCGCGGCGATCACCGTTATCACCACCCGCGAGCACACCCTGCTCCGCCGGGCCGGCGGCGACCTCACCGACGCCGACATCACCGCCTGCGTGCACGTCCTGGCCCGGATGCTGGAACTCTTCGACGACGTCGACCTCACCGACGCCGAACCGCCCTGTTAGCGGACCAGGGGGTGTCAACCCTCCCGGGGCGGAGCGGCCTTGTCGGCGGTCGGGGGCCAGGGCCGCTCACCGGTCTCGCAGTGGTAGCACCGGGCGACGCGGTCGTCGTGGTTGTACCACTCGTGCGCCCCGCAGTCCTGCGTGCCCTTGCCGAGGATGCCCCGATCCACGAGGCACCAGGGCAGGAGCGTGCGCATACGCGTGCGCCACCGGTACCGGCCTGTCCCGCTCACCCCCGGAGGCTACCGGAGCCCGGGGGCCGGAGGGCCGGAGGGCCGGGCCTCCCGGGTCGACGGTCCGGGCAGCACCACCACCGGCGCCCCGCCGACCCGCCGACCCGCCGATCCACCGCTCGCCGCTCGCCGCTCGCCGTTCGCCCGTCAGGCGCTCGCGAACACCCCTGACGGGAAGGCGCCGTTGGCCAGGGCGGTGGAGGTGAGCCGGCCGCCGATTTCGGTGAGCCGCTGGACGCCGTCCGCACCGATCGCCTCGTACGGGGCCCGCGCCAGCCGGTCGGTCCGGTCCTCGACCGCGCGTCGCAGGTCGCGGCCG
The Kitasatospora paranensis genome window above contains:
- a CDS encoding alpha/beta fold hydrolase, with amino-acid sequence MMEIAFETFRSTDGLLAYRDEGPRDGEVLVLLHSVFVDSTQFDNLIPGLTALGHRVIAPDARGHGRSANASGPFRQADDLADLLRHLGLRQVVLVGVSMGALIGIDTAVAHPELVRALVVSGRGLGEPDLTDPWSAAVAGRQGAAMAGGDVHGYLDGFVEWIAGPERGVDEVDPAVVAQVRAMALNTLMKHTPDEPDHRVPVEDLASRARGIAVPVLAVNGAFEVPALLDTVTALMDIVPDGRTASLDGAGHYTTMEQPQGFTRILVDFLREIGVRRAD
- a CDS encoding maltokinase N-terminal cap-like domain-containing protein, yielding MATVQHTTITPTKLELLTAWLPAQPWYSGHAGAPELVKAGGFRLDDPEGEVGIEFLVVVDTAAPEHVAYLAPMGYRGAAYDGASRAALIGTCEHGELGTRWIYDGVHDPVVTAQLRALLRGEAVPQHQNQSDTPDLTVQVHGAGLHAGDVRIRRVLQPAQADGTTPVRLVAGWTWPDGTPARGVFATAVQEQPGRG
- a CDS encoding LysR family transcriptional regulator; its protein translation is METRRLHLLVELSRLGSMRAVADVVGATTSTVSQQIAALAREMGTALIEPDGRRVRLTPAGRRLAEHAVTILAEVEAAHLDLGPGAEPNGTLRIAGFATAIRAHLLPIVAGLAVSHPRVSVLIREHEPAEALALLATDEADLALTYDYTLAPAATDPTVHTTPLWTARWGLGIPAQADAGPGPASEVFARFAGQDWIVNSRNTADETVVRALGSMAGFTPRVTHRADSLDLVQDMITAGLGVGLLPLGSATHPGVRTVPLTAPDVVLRAYAAARHGRLNWPPLTLVTTLLTRQAP
- a CDS encoding MarR family winged helix-turn-helix transcriptional regulator, which translates into the protein MEVFALVGPLYRRVQRRIELDAAQGVSVGVRAVLDLLRENGPMTVPQMGRAQSLSRQFVQRMVNDAAERHLVESIPNPAHRRSSLIRLTDDGRAAITVITTREHTLLRRAGGDLTDADITACVHVLARMLELFDDVDLTDAEPPC